DNA sequence from the Pseudochaenichthys georgianus chromosome 8, fPseGeo1.2, whole genome shotgun sequence genome:
TATACAGTGTTTATTTACAaaagatttttaaaaaaaagcctGTATAGTCTCTGGTTTGTGCAGGAAGGTAGTAGGACCTTggtagaaaaataaagacctaagaCAGGAGAGGTGTCAATGTGAGATCAGATCAACATTTTTAATTGATTGATTTCCTTAACTTAGAGGTGGAAATTTAATCCAAGCATGAATGTGTCAAAATAAGAGTTCAAGCATTGTAGCTCAATCTCCTGTAAGACGGAAGTCAAGTGTGctgcattatttttgactgtACCATTTATCAGCAAAGGTCCATTCAGACAAATAACTTCTCAAGACCTGCGGTGGTTAGGTGTGAGGGGAAACTACTATGTGTCCAAATTCTGGACCACTTCCACACCAAACacattgattttaaataaagcaGACTATGTCAGCATCATCTCAATTAATGCAACGTGTCAACGACCAACCACTGTTAGATGAGCAAAAGCTACAGTTTTTAGGTCAGCATCCACTAACAGATTATTTTACGGTTGTTGTCTCATATATGTATGAACACATTTGGCTTTGGGTATTAAAACAATTTCTGCTGAAGTTGGGGGAATTCTCTGGTCAGGAATAAAAATGCACTAAAGCTCTGGAAAACCCACTGACAGAATCATGCTCGTCTACATCTAGCAATAACATTAGAGGCTGCATCTGCAATCTTCAAAACCGATACTTTAAAttacaaataatacattttgGCTCCTAGATTTCCATCTAAACATACAATATGTAACTTAGCAGCACTTATCATCAACATTCATAACCTCAGCTCACGATTGAGCTTCCTGTAATGCTCTTCCACGACCTGTATTGCACATAAGAACATGAAGTCCTGCAAAGACCTTAAGGAGTGGCATTACATTTCACAGTGAATCTCTTCTTAATGCCTATTCTTCCTGTGACATCTATTGCAGTGTGTGCCTCCCCCAGGACTGAGACTTTTGTTAAGGCACACGTTGCAAGAGATGCTATACTTAGACAATGTGATGGGCTGAGGAGAAGAGTTTGCTCTTTCCTGCAAATAAGAGTGTACTTGCACATCGAAACTTAACAGGGTAGGTGATGAGTTGAGGGTGAGGACACAATGAAAAACGAATAAATAGCTTGCACAATACAGGGCTCCTTAGGTGAAATAAATTAATGAACTTTGGAGACTTGCCATGTGTGAGCTATTTGTTTTTCACATCTCTTTCCTGCGTCACGCAATGAGAGTAACGCCATGCAAGACCACATGGAAGAGAACTGTTATTATACTTTGCTAAGAGACCAGCTCATTAACAAACAGCGGTGGTTTAATGGGTCAACATATTTGTAGTAGCCATTGAAACAAGATTATTTAAGTGAAATTACAAAATCAAATATGGAGGAAGGTTGTCATTCAAGTGTCAACGTTTCAGGTTCAAATGTTAATTTTGATCTATATTTTTGTTTATGAAGTCACAACCTTGTGTGACGTTTAGGCTACTAATAATATCTATTATACCCAGGACAAATATGCCCTTTAGAATTATGAACTGTATTTTCCATTAAATTGTGGTAATTGTATATGAGTAACTGGCTACTTTACTAAACCTCTTTAAGAAGGGCACACTGCACAGTGTGTCACTGAAGGCATCTAACCCATTTCATCCCTTTAGATCCATCCAAGCAGGTCATTTATCACCAGTTTCATCATAAACAATATACCATCTCTGGATTCCCATGGTGTTGCGTCCGTGAGCTTTTGCATGGAGAACTTGTTTACCCAATTCTTTTTTAACAAACCGTCATGCATAACAAACAACAGCCAACAGGGTAAAATGTAAACGTTTTAAAATACCATGTGGTAGTTTTTAACCGTTCTTTATCCCTGCAGTCAtatttcagattctgctgtcaAAGGCCTTGATTCTAAGGGCAAAGAGTCCAGATTGCACTCAGAGTCTGACACCACATCTGTATTTGTGTCATCAAGTGCAAATACCTCAACAGCCTTTATCTCCCTGATTTCATCCTCCTCCTCGAACTCCTCCTCCATCTCAACTTTTTCGAGAGCCACCTCGTTCTCGTAGCAAAAGGAGTTCCTCGTCGAGTTGGAGGCGCTGGATTTCCTCTCCGCTAGTTCTCTTGCACTACAGTGGGGTGTGCTGGGCACCTCATACGTGTTTTCAAATCGAGAGTAGTCCACTTTGTAGTAGTTCTTTTCTTCGAAGAGCACTGGCTCAAAGCGATAGCCCCAGAGGATCTCGCTGGCCAAGTAAGAGCTCCGACACTGAGTGGTCATGGCTGTAGCCTCAACCATGCCCTCCAGAATCACCACAATCTCAAACTCTGACGTCTCCAACTCCTGTTTGCTCATATCATAGAATGGGCTGTCCTCATCAATCTCATGAACAATGGTGATTGGAGATACCAGGAATATTCTGTCAATGCCACTATCGAAGCCTATGTCAATGTCTACCTGATCCAGAGGGATGAACTCTCCCTCTGCGGTGGTGCGGGACTTGAGCAGCTGGGCCCTGACATGCGCCTCCACCAGGTGACTCTTCCTAAGGTTCGCCACGCGCCACATCAAGCAAGGTTTACCATCCCTCATGGCCACTGTAGCATAATGGCTGAACACCAGGGTTTCATTCCTCTTTTTGGGTTTGGCCATCTTGGCCATGACAGCACCGATGATGAAAGCGTCGATGATGCATCCCACAATGCTTTGGAAGACGACCATAAAGACCGCAATGGGGCACTCCTCCGTCACATAGCGATATCCATAGCCAATAGTGGTTTGGGTCTCCACTGAGAACAAGAAGGCAGCGGTAAAGCTGTCCACATTGGAAACACACATCTGAGTCGAATTGTTTAAATCCCCGTAACAGAGGGCCACTAACCAGAAGATAAAGCCAAAGAACAACCACGACAGCAGGAAAGAAAGGCAGAATATGAGCACCATCcagcgccagcggacgtccacGCAGGTAGTGAAGATATCTGCCAGGTACCGCTGGCCTTTCTCACTCATATTGATAAACTGCACATTGCAGTGGCCATCCTTCCTGACAAAGCGGCTCTGTTGGTGGTTCGCTGTGTGCACTTTTTTGACATTTCCGTTTCCATAACCATTTGGTACGGCAATAGTGGCCAACTTCATGCCGTCTTCCTCAGAGGAGACGATGCTGTAACGGTGGCTTCGCACACTCCCCATGACTTCCGCCTGGGAGGGCTGGGCCGAATCTGCTTTGGAAAACAGTCTAAGTTTTTGGTAGAAGCGTTGGAGAAACAGTTTTGAATGATCCTGGGGACAAACTCAAGAAGAAAAAGTGGACAACAGGACTAGACCCTGAGAGGACCAATGGAGGGCGGGTCCGTGCTGCTGCGGGCGGGTTGTGCACCTTTGGTGAGGGCAGGTCACTCCTATCTGATGGCTGCTTTGGACCTCATCAGTGAAGTGGGCTGCTGAAATTAACAAGAGAGAAAGTAATCAGCAGGAACCAGAGCAAAGATCAGTGTATGTGGGTGTGTGGTTACCTGCCGTCTAAATAATGTAGTGCACACTCATAGTTATCTGTGCTATTCTTACCTACACTGACGATAAACAATTGTGTGTGGTGCAGTCAGAAAGCACAGGACATGCGTAGTGCATTACAAGTAGATTAACTATATTATTCAAGCACTTTGATAGCTGCCAAAGAAGGATAGGATGTGTTCCTTGCTAACCGTCAGTATTAAGTAGGCAGCGCAGACCATGGGGAGCCGAATCAAATTACAGACGAAGTTCATGTTAATCTATTGAGCCACTGAAATAAAGACATGTTGTAGCTCTTTGCAGATGTGTCTCAAAActctgtaccaaagaagtgaGAAAGCAACACGAGAAGAACACACATTGCCACTGTGTATTCACAACTACAGTTTGCACCACTAAATCATGGAGGAGATTGAATGATCCTTGCTGCATttcagagaggatgggtctatTTCTCCGAAAGCGACAATAACCTTGCATTATATGTAATAGAGCCACAAGgacaactaaattaaaaaagctATTGACTTGTTTGTGTGTTGTGAGAGGTCCATTAAAATGCACCACCACAGGCTACAAAGGGCCATGGTCAGCCAGACATGCTCTGCTCGTGCCAAAATAACTCCACTTTGACACTGTCTCATCGAAGAGTCACTGTTGTGTCAAAGTGAAAAGATCCATTTAGTCTACAGGAACTTTTCAGTAGATATTCTTAATAAATTATCCCTGATTTAATTTGATAGTATAGAGTTCAGGTGTCAACACAGGAAACAGtttgtttattttttctttTCAATCATTTCATTTAGTGAACGACTCTGAAAGTGATCAGAAGTCATGTAGGATACGATTTGCAGGGTTGGTGCTAAATCCCCcagcatcatctttgtttttctcaaGTAATGATGTCACTGCTGGGTCGACTACAAATAGCAACCTGTCACGGACACTATTGGGAATATGAGGCACCATTCATAGTAATTGTATGATAGAACATGTACCATATCTTatttctgcatgtttttaatgatTTATTATGAAATGCTTTCCCCAGTAATGATATAAATGATGTCCTTATTAGAAGGACGATATCCAGTTTCAATAATGAGCATACTTTCTATTTAGtgacctttttgttttgtttcagtattttgtattatattacTGGAACAAGGCAGACTTAACGAAAGTCTGATGCACACAGTTTAGGCTACAATGCTAAAGATCCTTCAAAAGTGTGTGATTCATATTTTAAGCAGCCTGGATTAAACAGTGgacacatttcaaacacagcTGACCCCCATTGCAAATCAATCTCTACTTTTCGTGGTGTTGATGCACTGACACTGAACTCACACTACACGCACTTAGGtcactctcttctcctctcaATGCAAATGGATTTTTGGTCATATGTGCTCACTATATAACATCCCTTGTTACTGCAGGTTGGTACCTTATGATAGTTCAAGGCCAGAGGAGGCTAAACCTGTGATTGTTTGTTTTGCGTGTGTTCTCAATTAGAGCCAACAGCTGAGGCAGATGGAAACTGGTTACATAAAGCTGGTCCATTTTTTATTACACCAATCAATAACTATGACCAATCTTTCAACAGACAGCATTTTATGTTTTAAACCTTTACAACACTAATACTTTTAAGAGAGAATACTATTTCATTGTTTGCCGCCATTTTACATATCTACTTTAAAGTACTATTTAGATTTGTTGTACACAACAACAAGATCAGCATAGTATTACTTTAGTTAAATCAAATGAAGTCAGCGATACAGATCACGTCATCTACATCCTGCAATCTCCAATAGCAGAAGAAGCCAAACAAATATGTAAtaaccataataataataataatgataatacatgCAGATATTGTTAATAATAAATAACTGTATTTCCCCGTAATTTAAATTAATCTTATTACAGGACATCAATTTACTTTCACTTTTGAAGTAACTTCACATAAATTATGCAgagagcagatttatttttcagaCAACATCACTTTATGAGTTAATTATAAATATTCCCTGCCTATTACACCTACCTGTTGGTCATTGCGTTGCAAATTGTCCGCGTCCTTGTTGTTATGATTCCCATATGCTCCACACATGCACACTGCGTCCCTTTTATTCTTGCTGTTCTTTTATTAGGTTCACATAGCTTCCCGTCTGGTGATGCAAATTCTGCCATAACCCTCTCCAGCAATACTGAAGTAGATGTTTCTCGTTGCATAGACATACTTTAAAAACACGTGTGCCTATCCCCGCCCCTACTGTAGCGACCAATTAAAATGTGCAGCGCCTGTTCGAGGGTCTGAGCCCACATTGTGGGTTTACATGATCGGTCTGAGTGTATGACAGGGAGAGTCAAACCCACTTTTCTCTAAAACCATGACGTTGATTTAACAGGAAACAAACGTCAGATTGAGAACAGGGCATCTCCAGAGCCGCTAAAAAACACTGTATACACATTTGTGAAAGTATTCAAAGTATTAACTTGAGAAT
Encoded proteins:
- the LOC117450743 gene encoding inward rectifier potassium channel 2-like, which gives rise to MGSVRSHRYSIVSSEEDGMKLATIAVPNGYGNGNVKKVHTANHQQSRFVRKDGHCNVQFINMSEKGQRYLADIFTTCVDVRWRWMVLIFCLSFLLSWLFFGFIFWLVALCYGDLNNSTQMCVSNVDSFTAAFLFSVETQTTIGYGYRYVTEECPIAVFMVVFQSIVGCIIDAFIIGAVMAKMAKPKKRNETLVFSHYATVAMRDGKPCLMWRVANLRKSHLVEAHVRAQLLKSRTTAEGEFIPLDQVDIDIGFDSGIDRIFLVSPITIVHEIDEDSPFYDMSKQELETSEFEIVVILEGMVEATAMTTQCRSSYLASEILWGYRFEPVLFEEKNYYKVDYSRFENTYEVPSTPHCSARELAERKSSASNSTRNSFCYENEVALEKVEMEEEFEEEDEIREIKAVEVFALDDTNTDVVSDSECNLDSLPLESRPLTAESEI